One Gossypium raimondii isolate GPD5lz chromosome 3, ASM2569854v1, whole genome shotgun sequence genomic window carries:
- the LOC105794775 gene encoding uncharacterized protein LOC105794775, with protein sequence MTTLQKFKLLATQCGVTQSPTRSPRTSPLLNFRRPKTTLRMLLTRSGSRKSSSCREMVYPQSFFGISGEKKKGDKDLSGRTLKDLFVSSGGEYEEDQGKVVKEKFGGKGEVEVATKLGGVNGLGGEAGSARAGWIGFRHRMVLRKAWRPMLQTIPE encoded by the coding sequence ATGACGACGCTGCAGAAATTCAAGCTACTAGCGACACAATGCGGCGTCACCCAAAGCCCAACACGAAGTCCAAGGACGAGCCCCCTCCTCAACTTCCGCCGCCCTAAAACCACACTCCGAATGCTTCTTACCAGAAGCGGTAGTCGCAAATCGTCAAGTTGCCGGGAAATGGTGTATCCACAGAGTTTCTTCGGCATTTCAGGTGAGAAAAAGAAGGGCGACAAGGATTTAAGTGGTCGCACTTTGAAGGATTTATTCGTATCATCAGGAGGAGAATACGAGGAGGACCAAGGAAAAGTGGTGAAGGAGAAATTTGGCGGGAAGGGGGAAGTTGAAGTGGCGACGAAACTTGGCGGTGTGAATGGGTTGGGAGGTGAAGCGGGATCGGCACGGGCAGGGTGGATTGGGTTTAGGCATAGGATGGTGTTGAGGAAGGCTTGGCGTCCCATGCTTCAGACCATCCCTGAGTAA
- the LOC105794769 gene encoding LEAF RUST 10 DISEASE-RESISTANCE LOCUS RECEPTOR-LIKE PROTEIN KINASE-like 1.1 produces the protein MNQIRSIHLASPLLPALNLVLFSFIFLPTTAFAVDESFTICRVPRYCGKLNIKFPFFIQGRDDPRCGYPGFEIHCRNNTKAILSLGDGNYSIDNIFYTNQSVLVSRAVRFETDSICNHKIRNVSLPTDHYQLPPEITKIVFLFNCNLTSFPKLSPHKIGCPAENETNSTLALFNSDPQLKFASENCKERVVTPVGFDQGEELPVEGPLNISLLNRGFVLNLTVSNCTICENSGGKCGFDYSTRHFKCFCPDRPHAWHCTHGANTLGLKLGLGIGGSVTVMILILCIFVVRRRPSSSNFLRGKSPSHLSSTSDLENNATVCFGLPIFSHTELVEATNNFDDDKVLGDGGFGTVYFGKLRDGREVAIKRLYQHNYRRLEQFMNEVEILTRLRHKNLVSLYGCTSRRSRELILVYEFVPNGTVADHLHGDHAQSGLPAWPVRMSIAIETATALAYLHASDIIHRDVKTNNILLDENFSVKVADFGLSRLFPNDVTHISTAPQGTPGYVDPEYHQCYQLTEKSDVYSFGVVLIELISSMPAVDINRHRHEINLANLAISKIQKCAFDELVDPNLGYKSCEQVARMTTLVAELAFRCLQQEKELRPSMEEVLEELQRIKSEAYESENVQQEEHSDSEVPMSVGQPPSPPIGDQIVLLKNIHLPPSPVSVADKWISQRTTPNSSE, from the exons ATGAATCAAATCCGATCCATTCACCTTGCATCACCTCTCCTCCCGGCATTAAACTTGGTACTCTTCAGTTTCATTTTCCTGCCCACAACAGCTTTTGCAGTGGACGAAAGTTTTACCATCTGCAGAGTGCCCAGATATTGTGGTAAGCTAAACATAAAGTTCCCTTTCTTCATCCAGGGGCGGGATGACCCGAGATGTGGTTATCCAGGATTTGAAATCCATTGCAGAAACAACACAAAGGCAATTCTCAGCTTGGGTGATGGCAACTATAGCATCGATAACATCTTTTATACCAACCAATCTGTCCTCGTTTCCAGAGCTGTTCGTTTTGAGACAGATTCCATTTGTAACCATAAAATCCGAAACGTATCCTTGCCTACTGACCACTACCAGCTTCCCCCCGAGattacaaaaatagtttttctctttaattGCAACTTAACCTCCTTCCCGAAACTTTCACCGCACAAGATTGGTTGCCCTGCTGAGAATGAAACTAATTCAACGTTGGCACTGTTCAATAGCGATCCGCAGCTGAAGTTTGCTTCAGAAAATTGCAAGGAAAGGGTAGTGACACCTGTGGGTTTTGACCAAGGAGAAGAATTACCTGTTGAAGGTCCACTGAATATAAGTCTACTGAATAGAGGGTTTGTGTTGAACTTGACAGTGAGCAACTGCACCATTTGCGAAAATAGTGGTGGCAAGTGTGGATTCGATTATAGTACCCGCCATTTCAAGTGCTTTTGCCCCGATAGGCCTCACGCTTGGCACTGTACTCATG GAGCAAACACATTGGGACTGAAGCTGGGACTAG GAATTGGAGGCTCAGTCACAGTAATGATACTGATATTGTGCATCTTTGTGGTCCGGCGTCGACCTTCCTCTTCAAACTTTCTCAGAGGAAAATCTCCATCCCATCTCTCTTCAACATCTGACCTCGAAAACAACGCTACTGTCTGCTTTGGACTTCCCATCTTCTCCCATACTGAACTTGTGGAAGCCACCAATAATTTTGACGATGACAAAGTCCTTGGTGATGGTGGCTTTGGGACTGTCTATTTTG GGAAACTCCGAGATGGGCGAGAAGTTGCAATCAAGCGACTCTACCAACACAACTACAGACGCCTCGAACAGTTCATGAACGAAGTCGAAATCTTGACCCGCTTGCGCCACAAAAATCTGGTCTCTCTCTATGGTTGCACTTCGCGCCGTAGCCGCGAACTTATCCTTGTTTATGAGTTTGTTCCTAATGGCACCGTTGCCGATCATCTCCATGGTGATCATGCACAGTCCGGTTTGCCTGCATGGCCTGTTCGAATGAGCATCGCGATAGAAACCGCGACTGCATTAGCTTATCTCCATGCCTCTGATATCATACACCGTGATGTCAAGACTAACAACATTCTCCtagatgaaaatttttctgTCAAAGTAGCAGATTTCGGGCTTTCTCGTTTGTTCCCCAATGATGTCACCCATATCTCCACTGCTCCACAAGGGACCCCTGGCTACGTTGACCCGGAATATCACCAATGTTACCAGCTTACTGAAAAGAGCGATGTTTATAGCTTTGGAGTCGTTCTCATTGAACTCATATCGTCAATGCCTGCTGTTGATATCAACAGGCATAGGCATGAGATCAATTTGGCAAACTTAGCAATTAGCAAGATTCAAAAGTGTGCATTTGATGAGTTGGTTGACCCTAATCTTGGGTACAAATCATGTGAACAAGTTGCAAGGATGACGACTTTGGTTGCAGAGCTGGCTTTTCGATGTTTGCAGCAAGAGAAAGAACTGCGGCCTTCGATGGAAGAGGTTTTGGAGGAACTACAGAGAATAAAAAGTGAAGCTTACGAGTCGGAGAATGTGCAACAGGAGGAACACTCTGATAGTGAGGTGCCGATGAGTGTAGGGCAGCCTCCTTCGCCGCCAATCGGTGATCAGATTGTATTATTGAAGAATATCCATCTGCCACCTTCTCCAGTTTCTGTGGCAGATAAATGGATTAGCCAGAGAACTACACCTAATTCCAGTGAATGA